A genomic window from Deltaproteobacteria bacterium IMCC39524 includes:
- a CDS encoding cohesin domain-containing protein: MVRINKVRFAGWIVLLLAVLWLGGCTTAMQARSAFEEAELLADEENYDLAIEKYAEAIELEPSSKTYRLKMVSAKTRAAATHIRRARALKEEGKYSEAVEEYRIAEGFDQSVEVAAQEANELLQLIEAQKLAEEGASFWGTGKLLPARKAIEKSLKLDPQNARALAIKDLIERDQKKISMDGIELDVASEEPITLSFKDADIKEVFGILSQLSGINFIFDEEIRDQSISVLLEKASFLQAMELILQMNALDKKVLNGKTIIIYPQSREKNKQYDDQIIQTFYLSHIDAKKAVNLLRTMLQLRKIYVHEERNAIVVRDKPEVIKLAEQILQAADRSDSEVLFDVEVLAVRDTDNLNFGPKLSTYSTKVGFGAVTGADGVIGAIPDSIVTQSLSGLETFYTVPSATFDYAKTLSTTELLASPKIRVKNNEKAKVHIGKRDPIVTTTQVGTSDSTTQNVQYVDSGIKLDIEPTVQLDGTVLTKITLEVSTAERLDSTDTTGESPIALTTTNAQTSLVLLDGARTILGGLFEDNTSSTKTTFPFLGEIPFLGDLFSNFSNFEEKREIILSITPYIIKKVELPDVDIATIWSGGEDDLKDGPNFGSFAQPLLSEVEATQPRTSPAAKPPQLKMTSDDEAPSLNETPVPTQPIVPTEQVMPPVEAVPLEVLTEQVEIGAPIVLPMPEKAPASINFSGPKEVKKGSEFSLAVQVKDVEQLYSAPLFVKYDPAILELMSLNEGVFLKQDGQSTVFSSSPNRTTGQVIVGYKQGTGGKGASGAGVLFNLNFKALTEGETTLEVNRVNFRNPEGVRLQVAPEPVTIEIR, translated from the coding sequence ATGGTTCGAATCAATAAGGTCCGTTTTGCAGGATGGATCGTCCTGTTGCTTGCAGTTCTTTGGCTTGGGGGGTGTACCACCGCCATGCAGGCTCGTTCAGCTTTTGAAGAAGCCGAGCTTCTTGCCGACGAAGAAAATTACGACCTGGCGATTGAAAAATATGCCGAAGCAATCGAGTTAGAACCCAGCAGCAAAACCTATCGGTTAAAAATGGTCTCTGCCAAGACACGTGCCGCAGCCACGCATATCAGGAGAGCACGTGCTCTGAAAGAGGAAGGTAAATATTCCGAGGCGGTAGAAGAGTATCGTATAGCGGAAGGTTTTGACCAGAGTGTAGAGGTCGCTGCTCAGGAAGCGAATGAGCTACTACAACTTATTGAAGCTCAGAAACTTGCTGAAGAAGGTGCATCTTTCTGGGGAACAGGAAAGCTGCTCCCGGCAAGAAAGGCCATCGAAAAATCTTTGAAGCTGGACCCTCAGAATGCCCGTGCTTTGGCGATCAAAGATCTAATCGAACGCGATCAAAAGAAAATTTCTATGGATGGCATTGAACTGGACGTGGCCTCAGAGGAGCCGATCACCCTGAGTTTCAAGGATGCTGACATCAAAGAAGTCTTTGGAATCCTGTCGCAACTGAGTGGAATCAACTTTATCTTTGATGAGGAGATTCGCGATCAGTCCATTTCTGTTCTTCTGGAAAAAGCCAGCTTCCTCCAGGCGATGGAACTGATTCTACAGATGAACGCTCTTGATAAGAAAGTCCTCAACGGCAAGACCATTATTATTTATCCGCAATCCCGCGAGAAAAACAAACAGTATGACGACCAGATTATTCAAACTTTCTACCTGTCACATATCGATGCTAAGAAAGCAGTCAACCTGTTGCGCACCATGCTGCAGTTACGCAAGATTTACGTCCACGAGGAGCGGAATGCTATCGTCGTACGTGATAAACCAGAGGTTATTAAACTGGCGGAGCAGATTCTCCAAGCCGCTGATCGCTCGGATTCTGAGGTGCTCTTTGATGTCGAAGTTCTTGCGGTCAGGGACACAGATAACCTGAATTTTGGCCCTAAGCTTAGTACTTATTCGACAAAGGTTGGTTTTGGTGCAGTGACAGGTGCCGACGGCGTCATCGGCGCGATTCCCGACTCTATAGTCACACAAAGTCTCAGCGGGCTAGAAACCTTCTATACGGTTCCCTCGGCCACTTTTGATTATGCGAAGACCTTGAGCACGACAGAGCTTTTGGCGAGCCCTAAAATTAGGGTCAAGAACAACGAAAAGGCCAAGGTCCATATCGGCAAGCGTGACCCGATCGTAACTACGACACAAGTCGGCACCTCCGACTCAACGACTCAGAACGTCCAGTATGTTGACTCCGGTATTAAACTCGACATAGAACCAACGGTGCAGCTTGATGGGACCGTCCTGACGAAGATAACGCTGGAAGTCAGCACGGCAGAAAGATTGGATTCTACTGATACAACAGGTGAATCACCGATTGCTCTCACTACAACCAATGCACAGACCTCCCTGGTGTTGCTTGATGGCGCACGGACCATCCTCGGTGGCTTATTCGAAGATAACACCAGTAGCACTAAAACCACGTTCCCCTTTCTCGGTGAGATCCCATTTCTTGGCGACCTGTTCTCGAATTTCTCAAATTTTGAGGAGAAGCGCGAAATAATCCTGTCGATAACGCCCTACATTATCAAAAAAGTCGAACTTCCTGATGTCGATATTGCCACTATCTGGTCCGGTGGAGAAGACGATCTTAAGGACGGACCGAATTTTGGTTCTTTTGCTCAGCCTTTGCTGAGTGAGGTAGAAGCGACCCAGCCTCGTACTTCTCCTGCTGCCAAGCCCCCGCAGTTGAAAATGACTTCTGATGATGAGGCACCATCGCTGAACGAGACACCGGTCCCGACGCAACCGATAGTTCCTACGGAACAAGTAATGCCACCCGTTGAAGCCGTTCCACTCGAAGTGCTTACTGAACAGGTGGAAATCGGTGCGCCCATCGTTTTGCCAATGCCTGAAAAAGCCCCTGCTTCCATTAACTTTTCCGGGCCAAAAGAGGTTAAAAAAGGTTCTGAGTTTTCTCTTGCCGTACAAGTCAAAGACGTAGAGCAACTTTACAGCGCACCTCTTTTTGTCAAGTATGACCCGGCTATTCTTGAGCTGATGAGCCTCAATGAAGGAGTTTTCCTCAAACAAGATGGCCAGTCCACGGTGTTCTCCAGCAGCCCCAATCGCACTACGGGGCAGGTTATTGTCGGTTACAAGCAGGGAACCGGTGGTAAGGGCGCTTCAGGGGCGGGCGTTTTGTTCAACCTCAATTTCAAAGCTCTTACAGAGGGAGAAACGACGCTTGAAGTGAATCGTGTCAATTTCCGTAACCCGGAAGGTGTCCGTCTGCAGGTTGCTCCTGAGCCGGTCACAATAGAGATCCGTTGA
- the ftsE gene encoding cell division ATP-binding protein FtsE, translating to MIQLFNVCKAYQRDQNALNDVTLKVEKGEFVYLTGPSGAGKSTLLKLLYCAERPTRGQILVNGRNITRYGPARIPYLRRNLGIIFQDFKLLKRRTVFENVAFPLEVQGRKRFEISKKVYQTLKSVGLEHRLNHYPLQLSGGEQQRVAVARALVVDPLILLADEPTGNLDPEVTLDIMGLFKGANARGTTIIMATHDRSLIREFPRRIVSLDAGRLANDDLPLFRGTAVKAGQP from the coding sequence ATGATTCAGCTCTTTAATGTCTGCAAGGCATACCAGCGTGATCAGAACGCTCTGAACGATGTCACTCTCAAGGTCGAGAAGGGCGAATTCGTTTATCTGACCGGGCCCTCCGGTGCGGGTAAGTCCACCCTGCTCAAACTCCTCTACTGTGCTGAACGCCCGACGCGTGGACAGATCCTTGTTAACGGGCGCAATATCACCCGTTATGGGCCTGCTCGTATCCCTTATCTCAGGCGCAATCTCGGTATCATCTTCCAGGATTTCAAATTACTGAAACGACGTACTGTCTTTGAAAATGTCGCTTTTCCTTTAGAGGTTCAGGGCCGCAAGCGATTTGAAATCAGCAAGAAGGTCTACCAGACCCTGAAAAGCGTTGGGCTTGAACATCGCCTCAATCATTACCCTTTACAACTCTCCGGCGGTGAACAGCAACGGGTTGCTGTCGCACGAGCCCTGGTGGTTGATCCACTGATCCTGTTGGCGGACGAGCCGACAGGGAACCTTGACCCGGAAGTGACTCTTGATATCATGGGTCTCTTCAAAGGGGCGAATGCCCGCGGCACAACCATTATTATGGCGACACATGATCGCAGCTTGATTCGTGAGTTCCCCAGACGGATTGTCTCGCTGGATGCGGGTCGTCTCGCCAATGATGATTTGCCACTCTTTCGTGGCACTGCCGTTAAAGCGGGGCAACCCTGA
- the pilO gene encoding type 4a pilus biogenesis protein PilO, whose product MRIKELLKLLWTTHRGSLLLLGILLVLNVALSVALEQFVVPQVAAEEGRFLKRQTEVRQLLRNQGGSAETPEQLYVFASQDFSKFEQAVPEYREFTGLIEELLVLSSQSRLNITQISYASEMLKKSPLLKFDLNFSVAGDYEQVKKFIYSLEQSVRLITIKQISLQSVDNEGVKLGLSLETLFRPGRRE is encoded by the coding sequence ATGCGAATCAAAGAACTTCTCAAACTGCTCTGGACAACCCACCGAGGCTCATTGCTTTTGCTCGGAATTCTGCTGGTTTTAAATGTTGCTCTCTCCGTAGCTCTTGAGCAATTTGTCGTACCACAAGTTGCTGCAGAAGAAGGTCGTTTCCTGAAACGGCAAACCGAGGTCCGCCAACTGCTGCGTAATCAAGGTGGGAGCGCAGAAACTCCTGAACAACTCTACGTCTTTGCCAGTCAGGATTTCTCAAAGTTTGAGCAGGCGGTGCCTGAATACCGAGAATTCACCGGGTTGATAGAAGAACTACTGGTTCTTTCCAGTCAGTCACGCCTGAATATAACTCAGATCAGCTATGCTTCTGAGATGTTGAAAAAAAGTCCGCTGCTCAAATTTGATCTTAATTTTAGTGTTGCGGGAGACTACGAGCAGGTTAAAAAGTTTATCTATTCTCTGGAACAATCGGTTCGACTGATAACGATCAAACAGATCAGCCTGCAGAGTGTCGATAACGAAGGTGTCAAGTTGGGTTTGAGCCTGGAAACGCTTTTCCGGCCAGGGAGGCGTGAGTGA
- a CDS encoding PilN domain-containing protein: MEIKLNLASKPYLNKQSVRLWILFGCTLMVLLLIFNGFHAYQNYRQLGVLENHFKELEAQVATVPGVPANYSLENHAVVRESIALANDFAAADQFRWTRLLSRFEELVPDDVSLRSIRPNFKERSVQLTCVARDVASMTAFVDNLLGSDDLNQAYLQNHAEIESQPGGRGQMQIGFSLQIREAF, encoded by the coding sequence ATGGAAATTAAACTTAATCTTGCCAGCAAGCCTTACCTGAACAAGCAAAGTGTTCGTCTCTGGATACTCTTTGGCTGCACTCTTATGGTCTTGTTGCTGATTTTCAACGGCTTTCACGCTTATCAGAACTACAGGCAGTTGGGTGTGCTTGAGAACCATTTTAAAGAACTGGAAGCTCAGGTCGCCACTGTACCGGGTGTCCCGGCAAATTACTCGCTCGAGAATCATGCCGTTGTCAGGGAGAGTATTGCTCTGGCAAACGATTTTGCGGCGGCGGATCAATTTCGTTGGACAAGGTTGCTGAGCCGTTTCGAAGAACTTGTTCCTGACGATGTCAGTCTTCGTTCAATCCGGCCGAATTTCAAAGAACGATCTGTTCAACTTACTTGCGTTGCTCGTGATGTTGCCTCCATGACAGCTTTTGTTGATAACCTGCTGGGCTCAGACGATCTCAATCAGGCCTATCTTCAGAATCATGCTGAGATCGAGTCGCAACCCGGTGGCCGTGGCCAGATGCAGATCGGGTTTTCCCTGCAGATAAGAGAGGCCTTCTGA
- a CDS encoding type II secretion system protein, producing MSLQDKKRSQRGFTLIELLIVMSIIGILASIVVPNYQRNLIKAREAVLMEDLHQMRRAIDAYFADNIKYPESLEDLVDSKYLRDIPRDPFTKETDTWEEVAPTPSIEGEFAEGGMEDVHSGSDLIGLNGIPYRDW from the coding sequence ATGAGCTTGCAAGATAAAAAAAGATCACAGCGGGGTTTTACGCTGATCGAGTTGCTGATCGTCATGTCCATCATCGGCATCCTGGCCAGCATTGTTGTGCCGAACTACCAGCGCAACCTGATAAAGGCCCGCGAAGCAGTACTGATGGAAGACTTGCACCAGATGCGTCGTGCTATCGATGCTTATTTCGCCGATAACATCAAATATCCCGAGTCGCTCGAGGACCTGGTCGACAGTAAATACCTGCGTGACATACCTCGTGACCCCTTCACTAAGGAAACAGATACCTGGGAAGAGGTTGCACCGACCCCTTCTATTGAAGGTGAGTTTGCCGAGGGCGGGATGGAGGACGTGCATAGTGGTAGCGACCTGATCGGGCTGAACGGTATTCCTTACCGGGATTGGTAG
- a CDS encoding type II secretion system protein: MSHYISRSRGQRGLTLLEMIIALAILAVLATVVVPMAEVTAMRGKELELRRSLREIRTAIDHYKADFDKAVEEKKIIAAIDETGYPEDLESLLEGDDWGGLYPYKRKYLRRLPKDPFDEYDEGWGLRSYKDDPDSTFYSGDDVYDVYSQSQRMALDGTPYNTW; encoded by the coding sequence CTGTCGCACTACATATCAAGGTCTAGAGGACAACGTGGCCTGACTCTCTTGGAGATGATTATTGCCCTGGCGATTCTGGCTGTCCTTGCCACGGTGGTTGTGCCGATGGCCGAGGTCACAGCGATGCGTGGCAAAGAATTGGAGCTGAGACGCTCTTTGCGCGAAATTCGCACCGCGATTGATCATTACAAGGCTGATTTTGATAAGGCTGTAGAAGAAAAAAAGATTATTGCTGCGATCGACGAAACCGGCTATCCGGAGGACCTTGAGTCTCTTTTGGAAGGCGACGATTGGGGCGGTCTCTACCCTTATAAACGCAAATATCTGCGGCGTTTGCCGAAAGACCCTTTCGACGAGTATGATGAGGGCTGGGGGTTGCGCTCATACAAGGACGATCCGGATTCGACTTTTTACAGTGGTGACGATGTTTACGATGTTTATTCCCAGAGTCAGCGAATGGCCCTGGATGGCACACCTTACAACACGTGGTGA